From the genome of Nasonia vitripennis strain AsymCx chromosome 1, Nvit_psr_1.1, whole genome shotgun sequence, one region includes:
- the LOC100678483 gene encoding chymotrypsin-2-like, translated as MKLLAVTVLLSISACVYGGPTARVVGGKDAAEGQYSYQVQLIHIGLGFACGGSILSKRYILTAAHCLAIAQEPSEFQVIVGTTKRGGENGAVYQVDSFVAHEDYTMVHGAVGPVNDIGLLHLAKDIRYGKNVQPVKLPSNANTFENDVATLTGWGSLKIMGQSPINLQEIQLKVLDSRTCNQTWVDFVGEKIDKSKICTTSRVGQGACHGDSGGPLVLDGTQIGIVSYGWPCGTGVPDVFTRVSSYLDWIKKHSV; from the exons ATGAAGCTCTTGGCAGTGACAGTTCTCCTAAGCATATCGGCTTGCGTTTACG GTGGACCCACGGCCAGGGTCGTCGGTGGCAAGGACGCAGCCGAGGGCCAGTATTCTTACCAGGTGCAGCTCATTCACATTGGTCTTGGATTCGCCTGTGGCGGATCTATCCTCAGCAAGCGTTACATTCTCACAGCCGCTCATTGCTTGGCGAT AGCGCAAGAGCCATCGGAATTCCAGGTAATCGTTGGTACGACCAAACGAGGAGGCGAAAACGGGGCCGTTTATCAAGTGGATTCTTTTGTGGCGCACGAAGACTACACTATG GTTCATGGTGCCGTTGGTCCAGTCAACGACATCGGACTCCTTCATTTGGCTAAGGACATTCGGTACGGAAAAAATGTTCAACCGGTCAAACTACCCTCAAACGCCAACACGTTTGAAAACGACGTAGCGACTTTGACCGGATGGGGTAGCTTGAAA ATTATGGGTCAGAGTCCAATCAATCTGCAAGAGATTCAGTTGAAGGTCCTCGATTCTCGCACGTGCAATCAAACCTGGGTCGACTTCGTCGGAGAGAAAATCGATAAGAGCAAAATTTGCACTACTTCCAGGGTCGGACAAGGCGCTTGTCAT GGAGACTCCGGCGGTCCCTTGGTGCTCGATGGAACACAAATCGGCATAGTTTCCTACGGCTGGCCCTGCGGCACTGGCGTTCCAGATGTATTCACAAGGGTCTCGAGCTATCTTGATTGGATCAAGAAACATTCCGTATAG
- the LOC100679760 gene encoding 5'-nucleotidase domain-containing protein 1 has product MLKSLLSPKTCGSHSIFWRFRLPVTEQKLRRVELCNFSIEKYQSHSKFSTSCPRSIQRAMGEFRFSDYDCIGFDLDSTILQYNMTNLINLGYDVIAEFLVNKKGYNPKHLKKPLTEKDLDLMQKGLFVDFERGNILKLTPNGKIHNASHGSRFLNAEEIERYYPNREWELCTIFSKDPLVTWNGPLSMKIRTWLCCFDMPAAIAFARVVDTLDEDNGKPLDKYDFLSDFLDAFSDMYAREQVKNNDGNFFPAVKENPAKYIHKCKPETLDWIRRIKEKKKTFLITGSNLDFVEMTTSYAFGENWKSLFDIIVCYAKKPGFFTDSRPFYSLKDCYEDKEVTSEELEVGKVYNQGNWKDLFQFFVRTTGVSNPRCLYVGDNLLQDIYAPSKYSNCDTMVISDEQLAEGMLHHHLVHSDEEMLTSKAWGSFFSLKTPNGDKDSFWNNIIKKHSKLCIPELAMITNKPLDEPLKCFIQEHDDRELHGFHPAKPVTVTNL; this is encoded by the coding sequence ATGCTGAAAAGCTTACTGTCACCAAAAACTTGTGGCAGTCATTCGATCTTCTGGAGATTCCGATTACCTGTGACAGAGCAAAAACTTAGAAGAGTTGAACTTTGCAATTTTTCAATTGAGAAATATCAGTCTCACAGCAAGTTTTCTACCAGCTGTCCTCGATCCATTCAGAGAGCCATGGGTGAGTTCAGGTTTAGTGACTATGACTGCATAGGTTTTGATCTGGACAGTACTATTCTTCAGTACAACATGACAAACCTGATAAATCTTGGGTATGATGTAATTGCTGAGTTTCTTGTCAATAAAAAGGGATACAATCCAAAGCATCTAAAAAAACCTTTGACTGAGAAGGATTTGGACTTGATGCAAAAGGGACTGTTCGTCGATTTTGAAAGGggaaatattttgaaactcaCACCCAATGGAAAAATTCACAATGCAAGTCATGGTTCAAGATTTTTAAACGCAGAAGAGATAGAGAGGTATTATCCCAATAGAGAGTGGGAGCTTTGCACTATATTTAGCAAGGACCCATTAGTCACATGGAATGGTCCACTTTCCATGAAAATAAGAACGTGGTTGTGCTGCTTTGACATGCCAGCTGCAATTGCGTTTGCTAGAGTGGTAGACACATTAGATGAAGATAATGGAAAACCTCTAGACAAATATGACTTTTTGTCTGATTTCTTAGATGCCTTTTCTGACATGTATGCCAGGGAACAGGTAAAGAACAATGATGGGAATTTCTTTCCTGCAGTTAAAGAAAATCCTGCTAAATATATCCACAAGTGCAAGCCAGAAACTCTAGACTGGATTCGAAGGAtcaaagagaagaagaaaacttTCCTCATAACTGGTTCCAATTTGGATTTTGTTGAAATGACTACTAGCTATGCTTTCGGTGAAAACTGGAAGTCTCTTTTTGATATAATTGTCTGTTATGCCAAAAAACCAGGATTCTTTACAGATAGCAGACCCTTTTATTCTCTAAAAGATTGCTACGAAGATAAAGAGGTCACTAGTGAAGAACTTGAAGTGGGAAAAGTTTACAATCAAGGAAACTGGAAAGATTTGTTTCAATTCTTTGTTcgtactactggagtgagtaACCCACGTTGTCTTTACGTTGGTGACAATTTGCTACAAGATATTTATGCTCCCAGTAAATATTCAAACTGTGATACCATGGTTATATCAGATGAGCAATTAGCAGAAGGTATGCTCCACCATCACCTTGTTCATTCAGATGAAGAAATGCTTACTTCCAAAGCATGGGGCTCATTTTTCTCATTGAAAACTCCCAATGGCGACAAGGATTCATTTTGGAATAACATCATCAAAAAGCACTCAAAACTTTGCATACCAGAATTGGCAATGATCACCAACAAGCCTTTGGATGAGCCTCTTAAATGCTTTATTCAAGAACATGATGACAGAGAACTTCATGGTTTTCATCCTGCCAAGCCTGTTACTGTGACTAATTTATAG
- the LOC100678522 gene encoding protein UXT homolog: MMEPDIQRKVHQFETFINDVLRQDLAALEKKLDEKNSEIAEFLQLKSVITTLKNVGAEKDGYKTKVDLGSNFFIQANVEDASHILLDVGLGHFVEFTLDEALVVIDVRIKLFERQVANLRKEIANTNAHIKLILLGIRDLQGIDK, from the coding sequence ATGATGGAGCCAGATATTCAGAGAAAAGTCCATCAGTTTGAAACATTTATAAATGATGTACTACGACAAGATCTCGCAGCGCTTGAAAAGAAGCTAGATGAAAAGAATTCTGAGATCGCTGAATTTTTGCAACTGAAAAGTGTTATAACcacattaaaaaatgtaggcGCTGAAAAAGATGGCTACAAAACAAAGGTTGATCTGGGATCTAATTTCTTTATACAAGCCAATGTAGAGGATGCATCACACATCCTTCTCGATGTTGGATTGGGACATTTTGTCGAGTTCACGTTGGATGAAGCATTGGTAGTGATTGATGTCAGGATAAAACTATTCGAAAGACAAGTGGCAAACTTAAGAAAGGAAATCGCCAATACCAATGCACACATAAAGTTGATCTTGTTGGGTATAAGAGATCTGCAGGGAATAGATAAATAG
- the LOC100123392 gene encoding acetyl-CoA acetyltransferase, cytosolic, giving the protein MCDPKDVVIVSAVRTPIGSFCGSLSSLKASDLGSIVIKESLARANLKPTDVSEVIMGQGLTAGQGQNPARQASIQAGLPITVPAYLVSMLCGSGLKSIMNGYQAIKSGESEVIVAGGQESMSKAPHAIHLRDGVKMGDATMVDTMLVDGLTDVFNNIHMGVTAENLAKKYAISREEQDEFAARSQHKAEIAMTKGYFDKEIIPVPVTIRRKTTIVSKDEFPKPGTTAKDLAGLKPVFVKDGTVTPGNASGINDGAAAVVLMSSETATKKGLKPMARIVAMTVVGLEPDIMGYGPVPAVELLLKKAQWKKEEVDLFELNEAFAAQSIACERNLGVDPEKVNISGGAIALGHPIGASGARIVVTLLYLLERTGGKKGVASLCIGGGMGIAIAVERL; this is encoded by the exons ATGTGCGACCCCAAGGATGTCGTTATCGTGTCAGCTGTTCGCACCCCTATAG GTTCCTTCTGTGGCTCGCTATCATCGCTGAAGGCATCGGATCTTGGCAGCATTGTAATCAAGGAAAGCTTGGCCAGAGCCAATTTGAAGCCTACCGATGTCTCCGAAGTGATAATGGGACAA GGACTGACGGCAGGACAGGGGCAGAATCCAGCGAGACAGGCTTCCATACAAGCTGGTCTTCCTATTACTGTACCAGCTTATCTTGTCAGCATGTTGTGTGGATCAGGCCTCAA GTCTATTATGAATGGTTACCAAGCAATCAAGAGTGGGGAGAGCGAAGTAATTGTGGCTGGTGGACAAGAGAGCATGAGTAAAGCTCCTCACGCAATTCATCTTAGAGATGGAGTAAAAATGGGTGATGCAACAATGGTTGATACCATGCTGGTTGATGGCCTTACTGATGTTTTCAACAATATTCACATGGGTGTTACTG CTGAAAATCTGGCTAAAAAATATGCTATTAGCAGAGAGGAGCAAGATGAATTTGCTGCCCGATCTCAACATAAAGCTGAAATTGCGATGACTAAAGGGTACTTTGACAAAGAAATCATTCCAGTGCCTGTGACAATTCGAAGAAAAACGACCATTGTATCCAAGGATGAATTCCCAAAACCAGGTACAACTGCAAAAGATCTTGCAGGATTGAAACCTGTGTTTGTCAAA GATGGAACAGTAACTCCTGGCAACGCGTCAGGAATAAACGATGGAGCGGCAGCGGTTGTTCTAATGTCAAGCGAGACTGCCACTAAAAAAGGACTAAAACCAATGGCCCGCATAGTCGCGATGACCGTGGTTGGCCTCGAGCCCGATATCATGGGTTACGGACCCGTTCCCGCAGTCGAATTACTG CTCAAAAAAGCCCAATGGAAGAAGGAAGAGGTAGACTTATTTGAATTGAATGAAGCCTTTGCTGCTCAATCCATTGCATGTGAACGCAATCTTGGAGTAGATCCTGAAAAAGTTAATATTAGTGGCGGAGCTATTGCTCTTGGTCACCCTATTGGTGCTTCAG GTGCAAGAATTGTCGTGACCTTGCTCTACTTGCTGGAAAGAACAGGAGGAAAGAAAGGTGTTGCATCCCTTTGTATAGGTGGAGGTATGGGTATTGCTATTGCTGTTGAGAGACTTTAA